The DNA segment TCTCCAAAAGATAATGTGCGTCTAAACGATTCATACTTAAGATTGGGAGACAGCCGATTTGTTTCGGCAAAATATTGGCCAGCGATGGATGCGTACAATAAAGCAATTGAACTAAAAAGTATCGATGCAGATTATGCGGCTTATCAAAAAGCAATCAGCTACGGGTTTGTTGCTAGAAATGATCGAAAAATTGAAGATTTAAATAAATTTCTTGAGCAATTTCCAAAATCTAATTACAGAGATGATGTGATGTTTGAACTTGGAAATACATATATAGCCGAAAACAAAACCGATTTAGGATTAAAAACCTACGACAAATTGGTAGCAGAATTCAAAAACGGAAATTATAGTTCAAAAGCAATTTTACGACAAGGATTGGTTTATTACAATGCAGAAAAAGATAATGACGCTTTGGCGAAATTTAAAAAAGTGGCTGCAGACTATCCTCAATCGCCAGAAGCACTGGAAGCAGTTGCAACCGCAAGATTGATCTATATGGATTCTGGTCGAGTTAACGAATATGCTGCTTGGGTAAAAACACTGGCGTTTGTTGAAGTTACCGATGTAGATCTTGATAATGATACGTACAAAAGTGCCGAAAAGAAATATTTGCAAAACGAGACCAAAGCGGCAATTGCAGCGCTATCATCTTATATTTCATCATTTCCAAATGGTATTCACGCTTTAAAAGCGAATTTCTATCTGGCACAGTCTTACTTTAATGATGGATTGCCAAATAATGCAATTGCAAATTATGAGTATGTAGTTGGAAAGCAACGAAGCGAATTTACCGAGCAGTCGTTAGCAAGATTGGCTGAAATTTATATCAAGAAAGCTGATGTGAATAACACTATATCAACTTTAAAAAGATTAGAAACCGAAGCTGATTTTCCGCAGAACGTGACTTTTGCGCAAGCGAATTTAATGAAAACATATTACGAGCAAAAGGATTACAGCAATGCCGAAATTTATGCTACCAAAGTTTTGAGCAATCCAAAAACTGATGCAAAAGTAAAAGCAGATGCTCAAATTATTGTTGCTCGTTCAGCGATTAAAACCAATGATGAGGCAAAAGCGCGTACTGCTTACGCAAATTTACTAAGCATTGCAACAGGAGAACTTGCAGCAGAGGCATTATACTACGATGCTTACTTTAAAAATAAAGACGGAAAGTTTGAAGTATCAAACGCGGCAGTTCAGAAATTGACAAAAAATTATTCTAGCTATAAATATTTCGGAGCAAAAGGACTGATTGTAATGGCTAAAAACTTTTACGGTTTGAAGGACAGTTTCCAAGCAACTTATATCTTAGAAAGTGTGATTAAGAATTTCACGGCTTATGCAGATGTAATCGAAGAAGCGAAAGCTGAACTTGCAAAAATTAAAGGAGAAGAATCTAAAACCAATTCATCAGTTCAAAATTAAAGAACAACTACCGTTCGTTAGATTCCAATTTGATTGATATTTTATAAAGAAAATTATGATTTTAAACACAAAATATAGTACTGCATTATTAATTTTATTAGCTGCGCAAACCATGTTTTCGCAGAAGAAAGACGAGAATATCGGTACCGAGGTTGTCAACGTTGTTAAGCCTTATACACCCACTATATCGGATGCTTTCAAACTGAAAGAAACTCCAAAAATGGACGATGAAGACAATGAAAAGAAAGAGGAAATAAAATACAATATTTTTTCATTTCCGGTAGCGTCAACTTTTACACCAAGTAAAGGCCGTGCTGCAGGAGTTGACAAAAAGAAATCGGAGCAGTTATATCCAAATTTTGCAACATTTGGAGTAGGCAATTATGGCACAATCTTGGGCGAGCTATACGTTACCCGAGAAGTTGGTGATAATAGCTACATCAGTGGAATGCTTAGACATTTATCGTCAGAAGGGGGGGTAAAAAATATTTTTCTAGATGATGATTACCGTGATTCTTCACTTGATCTTACGTATGGATATAATGTGCAAAATTTGTCTTGGAAAGTAGATGCAGGATACCAAAATCAATCTTACAACTGGTATGGACTTCCTAAAGAATTTGCGGCAAGTCTTAGCCCAGAAGCAGTGGGAGTTATTGTACATAGTATAAATCCACAGCATACCTACCATAATTTTAATGTAGGCTCGGTTGTAGAGTTAAACGAAAGCATCTTTAATAGAGTAGAAGTGAAGTACAATCGTTTTTGGGATTCTTACAAATCTGAAGAAAACAGATTGATCGTGAAACCTAAAATCAGTTTTGATATTAACGATTTGCAAATACAGTCCAATTTTGTAGTTGATTATGTTGGTGGAAGTTTCAACAAACCGCACTACGATTTTACGCCAGCTAATTACGGATTTGCAAATATCGGAATTCAGCCAAGTTTTTCATTGGTTAGAAATGACTGGTCTTTTAATATTGGTGCTTCAGCTTTTTATAGCATGGATTTAGAAAATGACAAAAGTAGTTTTTATATTTATCCAAATGTAACAGCTTCGATTGATGTTGTGGGAGATTTGATGGTATTTTACGCAGGTGCTGAAGGCGGATTGCAACAAAATTCATATAGAGATTTTACAAATGTCAATCCTTATATGTCACCAGAATTTGGCGTTGCTCCAACTGATAGACAATACGATTTCTTTGCAGGACTTAAGGGAAAACTAGCTAGCAGTGTTGGTTATAATATCCGCGCGTCTTATACAAATGAGCGTAACAAAGCTTTCTTTAAGAGCAATGATTATAACGAACAATCAGAATTGCCAAACTATGCTTTTGGAAATTCATTTGGAATCGCGTACGGAAATCTAAGAACAATCTCTTTTTACGGAGAATTAAAAGCTGATTTTACAGATAAAGTATCGGCAGGTATCAACGGAAGTTTTAGTGATTACGGCGTTGATGGTGTTGCCGAAGCTTGGAATATGCCAGCAATTAAGATAGGTGCAAATCTTGAGGTTGCTATTACCGATAAAATTTCGGCTGGTACCGATTTATTCTTTACCGGAGAACGCAAGGATATTCAGCAATTTTCTAGTTTAGTTGGAGAGACAGGTGTTCGAACGTTAGAAAGTTATTTTGATGCCAATATTCACGTAAACTATAAATTTAGCGATCGTTTGAACTTCTTTTTAAGAGGAAATAATTTGGCAAATAAAAATTACGAAAAATGGCTTGACTATCCTGTGCAAGGATTGCAAGGTGTAATTGGAGCAAGCTATAAGTTTGATTTCTAAATTTGAAAACACAGAAAATTTAAATCTTATTTTATGACTTTCAAAGAAAAAGTTTGTGGGTATTATGCAGTAAATATTCAGGATAAGATTGATGTTTTCAAAGATATGATTTCGGCCCTTACCGAAGATGCAAAGAATGACAGTAAGGGTTCGGCGGGGGATAAGCATGAGACCGCTTTGTCCATGATGCACTTAGAGCAAGAGAAGTTGAATTACAAAATATTGGAAAATGTAGCGGCTAAAAAAGCTTTTGATCAAATTGACTTCGGCAGAAAGTCGGACAAAGTTATTTTGGGAAGTTTGGTGCAGGCAAATTCGACATTTTTTCTGATCTCGGTCGCGCTACCGAAGACCATATTTGATGGGCACACCATTTATGGTTTATCAACCGAATCCCCTTTGGCGAAAGCCTTACTAGGACAAACAGTAGGGTACAGCTTCAAGATAAATAGTAGCGAGTATCTGATTAATGATATTTTATAGGGAAGAGTTAAATTGTTGATGTGTTTATGCGTTTAATTGTTGATGTATAATGGCGTTTAATTGTTGAAATGATTATGCGTTTAATTGTTAAATGGTAATTTTTGGGTATAGTAAAATATTTATATTCTATAGAGTCTCCAATTAAATTCTTCAGCCACTCAACGATTATAAAATACATCCATGCAAAAATAGATGATTCAACCCTTCAACAATCCAACCCTTCAAAAATCCAACCCTTCAAAAATCCAACAATCCAACAATCCAAGAATTTAACAATTTAACGATTCTACAAATAAACAACCACTGCAGCGATGCGGTTTTTTTTAGCTCTAAGCCGTTGGAAATGACAGTAAATAAGTGTTAAATGTTGATAACTTAGCTAGGTTTAAGTGCATTAAATCCTATAAATTCAGTACGATTTTGTATATTTGCGTGTTAGACAAAAATCACATCAGAGAACAAAATAATATGAGCGAAGAAGTTAATAAGAATAGTTATTCGGCAGACAGTATTCAGGCATTAGAAGGAATGGAGCACGTAAGAATGCGACCTTCCATGTATATTGGAGACATTGGTGTTCGTGGTCTTCATCATTTGGTTTACGAAGTCGTAGATAACTCTATTGATGAGGCTATGGCAGGTCATTGCGATAAAATTTCGGTTACTATCAACGAAGATAATTCGGTGACAGTACTAGATAACGGGCGTGGTATTCCAATCGATATGCACAAAAAAGAAGGTGTCTCGGCACTGGAAGTTGTAATGACAAAAATTGGTGCAGGTGGAAAATTCGACAAGGACTCTTACAAAGTTTCTGGTGGACTTCACGGTGTAGGGGTTTCAGTGGTAAATGCATTATCAAAACATTTGCGAGCGACTGTCTACAGAGAAGGGAAAATTTACGAGCAAGAGTATGAGCGCGGAAAGCCATTGGCACCTGTGCATGAAATAGGAACTACAGACAAGAGAGGTACCGAAGTTACTTTCTATCCAGACGAAACTATTTTTACTCAAACAGTAGAATTTAGCTACGATACCCTATCAGCTCGTATGCGTGAGCTTTCTTTCTTGAATAAAGGAATTACAGTAATCTATACTGACAAAAGAGAATTAGATAAAGACGGGAATTTTATCCAAGAAATTTTTCATTCTGACGAAGGTCTAAAAGAATATATCAGATACCTTGACGGAAATAGAGAGCCAATTATTGCACATGTAATTAGCATGGATAATGAGAAAGGCGAAATTCCAGTCGAAGTGGCTTTGATTTATAATACAAGTTATACTGAGAATATTTTCTCTTATGTAAATAATATTAATACCCATGAAGGTGGTACGCACTTGCAAGGTTTTAGAACAGGTCTTACAAGATCTTTAAAAAAATATGCAGATGCGTCGGGAATGTTGGACAAACTGAAATTTGATATTTCTGGTGATGACTTCCGTGAAGGGCTTACGGCAATTATTTCGGTAAAAGTTCAAGAGCCACAATTTGAGGGACAGACAAAAACAAAACTTGGAAATAGAGAAGTAGTTTCTCCGGTTTCGCAAGCGGTAGGAGATATGATCGAAGCTTATTTGGAAGAAAATCCAAATGATGCTCGCATCATTGTTCAAAAGGTAATTCTTGCAGCGCAAGCACGTCACGCGGCGAAAAAAGCTCGTGAAATGGTTCAGCGTAAAACCGTAATGGGCGGCGGTGGACTTCCAGGAAAACTTTCTGATTGTTCTGAACAAGATCCTGCAAAATGTGAAGTATATCTAGTCGAGGGAGACTCGGCAGGTGGTACGGCAAAGCAAGGTCGTGATCGATCTTTTCAAGCAATTTTGCCGCTTCGAGGTAAGATTTTGAACGTTGAAAAAGCAATGCAACACAAGGTTTTTGAAAATGAAGAGATCAAAAATATCTTTACTGCTCTGGGAGTTACAGTTGGTACTGCCGAAGATTCAAAAGCTTTAAATATTGAAAAACTACGGTACCATAAAGTAATTATTATGTGTGATGCCGATGTCGATGGTAGTCACATTGCAACTCTTATTCTTACTTTCTTCTTTAGATTTATGAGAGAATTAATCGAGAATGGACACATTTATATTGCAGCTCCGCCATTATACCTGGTTAAAAAAGGGAATAAAAAAGAGTATGCGTGGAGTGACGATGATCGTGATGCTGCCAATGCTCGTATGGGCGGAAGTGCAAATATCCAACGTTATAAAGGTCTTGGAGAGATGAATGCTGAGCAGTTGTGGGAAACTACGATGGACCCAGAATACAGAACATTGCGTCAGGTAACGATTGATAGTCTTGTAGAAGCTGACCGCGTATTTTCGATGCTAATGGGCGATGAGGTACCACCTCGTAGAGAATTTATCGAGAAAAATGCAGCTTACGCTAAAATTGACGCTTAATTCAATAAAATTAGTATAAATTGCATTTGCAAAAGAATTGCAATTATAACAAAAAGCTCAAAATATATGAAAGTAACGATAGTAGGCGCTGGAAATGTTGGTGCCAGTTGTGCAGATGTAATCTCTTATAGAGGAATTGCTAGTGAAGTTGTTTTATTGGATATTAAAGAAGGTTTTGCCGAAGGTAAAGCAATGGATATTATGCAATGCAGCAGTAATACAGGTTTCAACACAGTAGTTACTGGTGTTACTAATGATTATTCTAAAACTGCCAACAGTGATGTGGTAGTAATCACCTCGGGAATTCCAAGAAAACCAGGAATGACCAGAGAAGAATTAATCGGAATCAATGCTGGAATCGTCAAGTCGGTGGCAGAAAATGTTTTAAAACATTCACCAGATACAATTTTGGTGGTAGTTTCTAATCCAATGGACACAATGACTTATTTGGCATTGAAATCTTTAGGAATGGACAAAAAGAAAATCATCGGAATGGGTGGTGCTCTTGACAGTTCACGATTCAAATACTTTTTAGCGAAAGCTTTAGACAAACCAATCAACGATATTTCGGCAATGGTAATTGGAGGTCACGGTGATACCACCATGATTCCACTTACTAGATTAGCTTCCTACAATGGAATTCCTGTTTCTGAATTTTTATCAGAATCAGAACTTTCAGAAGTGGCAAGTAGTACAATGGTAGGAGGAGCAACACTTACTAAATTGCTAGGAACATCTGCTTGGTACGCTCCGGGAGCTTCGGTAGCATATTTAGTAGATAGTATTCTCAACAATCAAAGAAAAATGATTGCTTGTTCGGTAATGCTAGACGACGAATACGGTCAGAACGATATTTGCATCGGCGTACCTTGTATTATAGGAAGAAATGGAATCGAAGAAATCGTAAAAATCGAACTGAACGAGCAAGAAAAGCAAAAATTTGCCGAAAGTGCAGAAGCAGTTAGAAATATGAATGCAGATTTAAAATCTCATTTATAGTGATACAAAATTTATAAAATTTCAATTAAGTGCTATGTCGAAAGATGTAGCACTTTTTTTGTGAAATAAGTGAAAAAGTAAATTGTCAAATTAATAATTCAAACCCACGAAAGTGCTTGTAAGATCTATTTATCGCTACAATTTTTAACATATAATTAATAATGTTCGATAATTGAATGATAGTACAAAATAAAATTGTTTAATCTTTTCGTAAATTATATATTTGCACGTTTCAAAAAAACTCCACATTAGTTGCACTGTCTTTTGGGCAACCAACATTTGAGCATTAATCTGGTATTTTTCACCAAACAATATTGACTGAACCAAAAAATAATTAATTTTTAGTAGTAATGCAGAATAGAGGACTCGTTAAATTTTTCGCAATAATATTTGCGCTGGTAAGTATTTACCAACTTTCTTTCACCTTTGTCGCTCAAAAAATTCAGGATGACGCAAAGGAATTTGCTGCAGGCGACTCGCAAAGGCAAATTAGATATTTAGATTCTATTGGAAAAGAAAAAGTCTATAATCTAGGTTTTACTGATTTTACTTATGATGAAGTAAAAGGAAAACAGATCAATAAAGGACTTGACCTTGAAGGAGGAATCAACGTAATTCTTGAAATTTCTGTAAAAGATATTTTGAAAGGATTGGCCAATAACTCAAAAGATCCAATCTTTAATAAGGCGCTTGTTGATGCATCAGCAAATAGAGAAGGAAATCAAGATTATATTGATGCATTCTTTATTGCTTTTGAAAAAGAAGCGGAAGGAAAAACCAAATTAGCATCTCCAGAAATTTTTGCAAATAAAATAATGGGTGACGATATGACTTTCAAAATGACTAATGACGAAGCTAAGAAAGTGCTTCGTAGAAAAGTTGATGAGTCTATTGGAAGTGCATTTCAGGTATTAAACAAACGTATTGACAAATTTGGTGTAGTACAACCTAATATTCAAAGACTTGGTCAATCAGGTCGTATCTTGGTTGAATTGCCAGGAGCACAAGAAATTGATCGTGTTAAGAAATTACTACAAAGTACAGCACAATTAGAATTTTGGGAAACTTACAAAATTGACGAATTAGGTGAATTCCTAATGGCGGCAAACGAAACTCTAAAAGCTACAGAAGGTAAAGACATTCAAGTAACCGAAGCAAAACCGGCTACCGGAATTGACTCACTACTTACCGATACAAAAAGTGATTCAACTGCATTAGCAAAAGGAAACAATCCACTTATCGATACATTTGTTGCTCAAGGAGGCGGACCAGTTTTGGCTGTGGTTTCTACAAGAGATACAGCAAAAATCAATGGATACCTAAAGAGAGCAGACATTCAGAGATTACTACCAGCAGACAAGCGTTTTGCCAAATTTGTTTGGGGTATTCCAACTGCAATCAAAACTGATAAAGGCGCTACTATCGAATCGGTCGAATTGTATGCACTTAAAGGAAATAGAGACAATCAAGCTGCGATGAGCGGTGGAGTTGTTACAGATGCAAAAGATTCTTTTGACCAATTAGGAAAACCATCGGTTACAATGCAGATGAGTGGTGTAGGAGCTAGAGAGTGGGAAGAACTTACTGGAAATGCTTTTACTACAAAAGGAAATATAGCAATCGTTCTTGATGATGTAGTTTATTCTGCACCAGGAGTTTCTAGCGGACCAATTGCCGGTGGAAGATCAGAAATTTCAGGAATGTTTGACGTTGCACAAACAAAAGATTTAGCAAACGTTCTACGTGCGGGTAAATTACCGGCAGCTGCAGAAATCGTTCAATCAGAAATTGTAGGACCATCATTAGGTCAAGAAGCTATTGATAACGGAACAAACTCTGCAATCGTAGGTTTATTATTAGTATCTCTTTGGATGATGCTTTATTATGGTAAAGCAGGTTGGTATGCAAATATCGCTTTGGCAGTTAACTTATTATTCCTTTTCGGAATTCTTGCAAGCTTAGGTGCTGTACTTACATTGCCTGGTATTGCTGGTATCGTACTTACAATGGGAACTGCGGTAGATGCAAATATCATTATCTACGAGCGATCTAAAGAAGAATTAAGACTAGGAACACCACTAGATTTAGCAGTAAAAAAATCTTTTAGCTGGGAAGGCGCAATGTCATCAATTACCGATGCCAACGTAACCCACATCTTAACAGGAGCGGTACTTTTAATTTTTGGTACAGGACCAATCAAAGGATTTGCAACTACTTTATTAATTGGTATTGCTACCTCTTTATTTACGTCAATTTTCATCACAAGAATTTTATTGGAGTGGAGTATTTCACGTAGAAACAACCTAACATTCGTAACTGGATTTTCTAAAAATTTCTTTACCAAATTCAATTTTGATTTCTTAGGAAAAAAGAAAATTGCCTACGGTATGTCAATCGCAATCTTAATTATTTGTATTGCATCACTTGCTACAAACGGACTTAACTATGGTACTGATTTCGTAGGTGGAAGAACATTCCAAATTCGTTTTGAAAAACCAGTTTCTGCCGAAGATGTTAAAGGCGACCTTGCACAAGTATTTGACGGTAGTGCCGAAGCAAAAGTATATGGATCGGACAATCAACTGAAAATTACTACCAAGTATAAAGTTGACGAAACAGGTTCAGAAGCAGATTTAGAAGTAAACAAATTGCTTTTTGATAATTTGAAAAAGCACTATGGTCCAGATATGACCTATGATAAATTTATCAATGCCTACGACGGTAAAAACCTAGGATTGCTTTCTGCATCTAAAGTAGGACCTTCTGTAGCAGATGATATCAAGACAAACTCAATTTGGGCAGTATTAGGAGCAATGGCGCTAGTATTTATCTACCTGATGATAAGTTATAGAAGATGGCAGTATTCTCTTGGAGCAGTAGCTGCAGTAGCGCATGACGTTATCTTCGTTCTAGGTATCTACTCACTATTATGGAAATACCTTCCTTTTGGGATGGAGATAGATCAGCACTTTATTGCTGCGATTTTGACTGTAATTGGATACTCGCTAAATGATACTGTAATTGTATTTGACAGGGTTCGTGAGTACCTTGCCGGAAAAGAGAAAGGTAACTTTAATCAAATTGTAAACAAATCGATTAACTCAACCATGTCCAGAACGGTAAATACATCTCTTACCATGATTATGGTTTTACTAATCATGTTCATCTTCGGAGGAGAGTCAATTAGAGGATTTATCTTTGCAATGCTTATCGGTATTGTAGTAGGAACCTACTCATCACTTTTCATTGCAACGCCAATTTTGGTGGATACGATTCCACAAGCAGAGCACGATGCAATCGAAGCTAGACATAATAAACCAGAAGAAGTAGTTGCATAAATTTGTAACCCTTATATACCAAAAAACCCGGCTTAGGTCGGGTTTTTTGCGTTTAAAAATATTCAAAATAATCTAGGCAATCCTTTTTTGGCTTTCGCCGAATTTATGCTGCACGAGTAATTTTTGGATTTGGTGCCAAATTGAA comes from the Flavobacterium ardleyense genome and includes:
- a CDS encoding TonB-dependent receptor, encoding MILNTKYSTALLILLAAQTMFSQKKDENIGTEVVNVVKPYTPTISDAFKLKETPKMDDEDNEKKEEIKYNIFSFPVASTFTPSKGRAAGVDKKKSEQLYPNFATFGVGNYGTILGELYVTREVGDNSYISGMLRHLSSEGGVKNIFLDDDYRDSSLDLTYGYNVQNLSWKVDAGYQNQSYNWYGLPKEFAASLSPEAVGVIVHSINPQHTYHNFNVGSVVELNESIFNRVEVKYNRFWDSYKSEENRLIVKPKISFDINDLQIQSNFVVDYVGGSFNKPHYDFTPANYGFANIGIQPSFSLVRNDWSFNIGASAFYSMDLENDKSSFYIYPNVTASIDVVGDLMVFYAGAEGGLQQNSYRDFTNVNPYMSPEFGVAPTDRQYDFFAGLKGKLASSVGYNIRASYTNERNKAFFKSNDYNEQSELPNYAFGNSFGIAYGNLRTISFYGELKADFTDKVSAGINGSFSDYGVDGVAEAWNMPAIKIGANLEVAITDKISAGTDLFFTGERKDIQQFSSLVGETGVRTLESYFDANIHVNYKFSDRLNFFLRGNNLANKNYEKWLDYPVQGLQGVIGASYKFDF
- the gyrB gene encoding DNA topoisomerase (ATP-hydrolyzing) subunit B; translated protein: MSEEVNKNSYSADSIQALEGMEHVRMRPSMYIGDIGVRGLHHLVYEVVDNSIDEAMAGHCDKISVTINEDNSVTVLDNGRGIPIDMHKKEGVSALEVVMTKIGAGGKFDKDSYKVSGGLHGVGVSVVNALSKHLRATVYREGKIYEQEYERGKPLAPVHEIGTTDKRGTEVTFYPDETIFTQTVEFSYDTLSARMRELSFLNKGITVIYTDKRELDKDGNFIQEIFHSDEGLKEYIRYLDGNREPIIAHVISMDNEKGEIPVEVALIYNTSYTENIFSYVNNINTHEGGTHLQGFRTGLTRSLKKYADASGMLDKLKFDISGDDFREGLTAIISVKVQEPQFEGQTKTKLGNREVVSPVSQAVGDMIEAYLEENPNDARIIVQKVILAAQARHAAKKAREMVQRKTVMGGGGLPGKLSDCSEQDPAKCEVYLVEGDSAGGTAKQGRDRSFQAILPLRGKILNVEKAMQHKVFENEEIKNIFTALGVTVGTAEDSKALNIEKLRYHKVIIMCDADVDGSHIATLILTFFFRFMRELIENGHIYIAAPPLYLVKKGNKKEYAWSDDDRDAANARMGGSANIQRYKGLGEMNAEQLWETTMDPEYRTLRQVTIDSLVEADRVFSMLMGDEVPPRREFIEKNAAYAKIDA
- a CDS encoding malate dehydrogenase; amino-acid sequence: MKVTIVGAGNVGASCADVISYRGIASEVVLLDIKEGFAEGKAMDIMQCSSNTGFNTVVTGVTNDYSKTANSDVVVITSGIPRKPGMTREELIGINAGIVKSVAENVLKHSPDTILVVVSNPMDTMTYLALKSLGMDKKKIIGMGGALDSSRFKYFLAKALDKPINDISAMVIGGHGDTTMIPLTRLASYNGIPVSEFLSESELSEVASSTMVGGATLTKLLGTSAWYAPGASVAYLVDSILNNQRKMIACSVMLDDEYGQNDICIGVPCIIGRNGIEEIVKIELNEQEKQKFAESAEAVRNMNADLKSHL
- the secDF gene encoding protein translocase subunit SecDF, with the translated sequence MQNRGLVKFFAIIFALVSIYQLSFTFVAQKIQDDAKEFAAGDSQRQIRYLDSIGKEKVYNLGFTDFTYDEVKGKQINKGLDLEGGINVILEISVKDILKGLANNSKDPIFNKALVDASANREGNQDYIDAFFIAFEKEAEGKTKLASPEIFANKIMGDDMTFKMTNDEAKKVLRRKVDESIGSAFQVLNKRIDKFGVVQPNIQRLGQSGRILVELPGAQEIDRVKKLLQSTAQLEFWETYKIDELGEFLMAANETLKATEGKDIQVTEAKPATGIDSLLTDTKSDSTALAKGNNPLIDTFVAQGGGPVLAVVSTRDTAKINGYLKRADIQRLLPADKRFAKFVWGIPTAIKTDKGATIESVELYALKGNRDNQAAMSGGVVTDAKDSFDQLGKPSVTMQMSGVGAREWEELTGNAFTTKGNIAIVLDDVVYSAPGVSSGPIAGGRSEISGMFDVAQTKDLANVLRAGKLPAAAEIVQSEIVGPSLGQEAIDNGTNSAIVGLLLVSLWMMLYYGKAGWYANIALAVNLLFLFGILASLGAVLTLPGIAGIVLTMGTAVDANIIIYERSKEELRLGTPLDLAVKKSFSWEGAMSSITDANVTHILTGAVLLIFGTGPIKGFATTLLIGIATSLFTSIFITRILLEWSISRRNNLTFVTGFSKNFFTKFNFDFLGKKKIAYGMSIAILIICIASLATNGLNYGTDFVGGRTFQIRFEKPVSAEDVKGDLAQVFDGSAEAKVYGSDNQLKITTKYKVDETGSEADLEVNKLLFDNLKKHYGPDMTYDKFINAYDGKNLGLLSASKVGPSVADDIKTNSIWAVLGAMALVFIYLMISYRRWQYSLGAVAAVAHDVIFVLGIYSLLWKYLPFGMEIDQHFIAAILTVIGYSLNDTVIVFDRVREYLAGKEKGNFNQIVNKSINSTMSRTVNTSLTMIMVLLIMFIFGGESIRGFIFAMLIGIVVGTYSSLFIATPILVDTIPQAEHDAIEARHNKPEEVVA